In a genomic window of Quercus lobata isolate SW786 chromosome 4, ValleyOak3.0 Primary Assembly, whole genome shotgun sequence:
- the LOC115985322 gene encoding F-box protein At3g07870-like: MGEPQILQRWKNHLPHDIVLNILARLPVKSVTRFRCRIATWEGRPLADTVAPSDTLVCTVALGRTFDRISEVRIPFDFDSEFAQIVGSCNGLLCFATSEGNVIYLWNPSIRMFKRLPDTKRLGKLDSFQLGFAYHSENDDYKVVRISQSQLRIPEIVSEVYTLSSDSWKKVVISLTIGIFFWHQNNYLPAPLVSGALHWVAQNRGVGGRVILSFDVNSETLRKLALPKYSTHASPWIGLFKGKLALSTWEYNYGNSDFRYCIWMMEEYGVVESWNKHFVIGSFKQNIHWSAFTMYGSLILCFVNHRVERMGFEFVLIDTETLHEKKDPDIRYPSYVATFKESLLLLDGANVVSY, from the exons ATGGGAGAACCACAGATTCTCCAGCGGTGGAAGAACCATCTACCACACGACATCGTACTAAACATCCTGGCTAGACTACCGGTTAAATCAGTGACAAGATTCAG ATGCCGCATAGCAACTTGGGAAGGAAGACCATTAGCCGATACGGTTGCTCCATCTGACACATTAGTCTGTACGGTTGCTTTGGGTCGCACGTTTGATAGGATTTCTGAGGTTAGAATTCCCTTTGATTTTGATTCTGAGTTTGCCCAAATAGTGGGTTCGTGCAATGGCTTATTGTGCTTTGCCACTTCCGAGGGTAATGTTATATATTTGTGGAACCCCAGCATTAGAATGTTCAAGAGATTGCCTGATACTAAGCGCTTAGGAAAGTTAGACTCCTTTCAACTCGGATTTGCCTATCATTCCGAGAATGATGACTATAAGGTTGTCAGGATTTCACAATCACAATTGCGTATACCTGAGATTGTGAGTGAGGTGTACACATTAAGTTCAGATTCATGGAAGAAGGTTGTAATCTCATTGACAATCGGGATTTTCTTCTGGCATCAGAATAATTATTTGCCAGCCCCATTGGTTAGTGGAGCTTTGCACTGGGTGGCACAAAATCGCGGGGTTGGTGGTAGAGTGATTTTGTCGTTTGACGTCAATAGTGAGACATTAAGAAAACTAGCACTGCCCAAATATTCTACCCATGCCAGTCCCTGGATTGGATTATTCAAGGGGAAACTGGCTTTATCTACCTGGGAGTATAATTATGGAAATTCTGACTTCCGGTACTGCATATGGATGATGGAGGAGTATGGCGTGGTTGAGTCTTGGAATAAGCATTTTGTTATTGGATCATTTAAACAGAACATTCATTGGAGTGCCTTTACCATGTATGGTTCACTTATACTCTGCTTCGTCAATCATCGAGTAGAGAGGATGGGATTTGAGTTTGTATTAATTGACACTGAAACTCTGCATGAGAAGAAGGATCCTGATATCAGATATCCTTCATATGTAGCTACTTTCAAGGAGAGCCTTCTTTTACTAGATGGAGCAAATGTGGTTTCCTACTAA
- the LOC115985320 gene encoding uncharacterized protein LOC115985320, translated as MSGARALELIESLPFDGSVVADTVGFAGGIWMLWRTDLVHVEVLAQRSRRSMPLSGFAERCMLWENLKLIATLHDLPWALMGDFNEVISEEEKAGGNPICQRRVRAILDCMNECQMLDLGFSGPKFTWTNKRELGGLIQCRLDRVWANPVWKASFPEANVTHLARVNLDHCPLLLNLCPNLSNASNWPFRFQPMWLSHNDFPAIVRDSWNGMEYNLTEAVTRFTHKV; from the exons ATGAGTGGTGCTCGGGCCTTAGAGTTGATTGAGTCCCTGCCTTTTGATGGCTCTGTGGTTGCTGATACTGTTGGTTTTGCTGGGGGCATATGGATGCTATGGAGGACTGACTTGGTGCATGTGGAAGTTCTGGCTCAACGGAGCAGGAGATCCATGCCATTATCCGG GTTTGCTGAAAGATGCATGTTATGGGAAAACCTTAAATTAATTGCTACCTTGCATGACCTTCCTTGGGCACTTATGGGTGATTTCAATGAGGTTATCTCTGAGGAAGAAAAGGCTGGGGGTAATCCTATTTGTCAAAGAAGAGTGAGGGCTATTCTTGATTGTATGAATGAGTGTCAAATGTTGGACTTGGGTTTCTCAGGGCCTAAATTTACCTGGACTAATAAGAGAGAACTGGGGGGTCTCATCCAATGTAGGCTGGATAGAGTTTGGGCAAACCCTGTTTGGAAAGCTTCTTTCCCTGAAGCAAATGTAACTCATTTGGCCAGGGTTAATTTGGATCATTGCCCCTTATTACTTAATCTTTGCCCTAATCTGTCTAATGCTTCCAACTGGCCATTTAGGTTCCAACCAATGTGGTTGAGCCACAATGATTTTCCAGCCATTGTTAGGGATTCTTGGAATGGTATGGAATATAACCTTACTGAAGCTGTCACTAGGTTCACCCATAAGGTCTAA
- the LOC115985319 gene encoding protein BEARSKIN1-like: MEMVGFRYDPTDEELMKILMEKVNDAEQTHLNHHFDFIVNDCEVYGKIPPWEIYDSHTHYHLHTFHRKLYVFTDLKTTTGNRVCRATACGTWLEKSKPKRIYDSQGNVIGIDRMLSFKAKDLHSGKLNKTNWIMHEFSLANQEFGRSNTVLCVIYKLNKGSGSDCEEANGRGLKRAFSSTTAGEEFSCFNTNAAAVISLEPEPEPEPMMPSADDEAFAAWVSGCFSSTAAVAEEASTFNTTGVMSHGQEDAQAQVHKKRRLDADTFTDEEFAAWIADPTFPDEPLSQIFSDLPPLVEVCSQSKSDSIADADFDALITSLISDPTQSDEAWSKIFCI; the protein is encoded by the coding sequence ATGGAGATGGTGGGGTTTCGATATGATCCTACAGACGAAGAGTTGATGAAGATTTTAATGGAGAAGGTCAACGATGCTGAACAAACTCACCTAAATcatcattttgattttattgtgAATGATTGTGAGGTATATGGCAAAATTCCTCCTTGGGAAATATATGATTCTCATACCCACTATCATTTACACACTTTCCACCGCAAGCTCTATGTCTTCACCGACCTCAAAACAACAACCGGCAATCGTGTGTGCAGGGCTACCGCTTGCGGAACTTGGCTTGAAAAAAGTAAGCCTAAAAGAATCTATGATTCTCAGGGCAATGTTATTGGGATCGACAGGATGCTCTCTTTTAAGGCCAAGGATCTTCATTCGGGCAAACTCAACAAAACTAATTGGATAATGCACGAGTTCTCCTTGGCGAATCAGGAATTTGGAAGAAGCAACACAGTCCTGTGTGTCATCTATAAACTAAACAAAGGGTCAGGGTCAGATTGTGAGGAGGCCAACGGAAGAggtctcaaaagagctttttcTTCTACTACTGCTGGTGAAGAGTTCTCATGCTTCAATACAAATGCTGCTGCTGTGATTTCACTTGAGCCAGAGCCTGAGCCTGAGCCTATGATGCCTAGTGCTGATGATGAAGCATTTGCTGCATGGGTTTCTGGATGTTTTTCTTCTACTGCCGCTGTAGCTGAAGAGGCCTCAACCTTCAATACAACTGGTGTGATGTCACATGGACAAGAAGATGCCCAAGCCCAAGTACACAAAAAAAGACGGTTGGATGCTGATACTTTTACGGATGAAGAGTTTGCTGCATGGATAGCTGATCCCACATTCCCAGATGAACCATTGAGTCAAATATTTTCTGATCTACCACCCCTGGTTGAAGTATGCAGTCAATCCAAATCAGACTCTATTGCTGATGCTGATTTTGATGCATTAATTACTTCATTAATTTCTGATCCGACACAATCCGATGAAGCATGGAGTAAAATCTTTTGTATATGa